A region from the Cannabis sativa cultivar Pink pepper isolate KNU-18-1 chromosome 9, ASM2916894v1, whole genome shotgun sequence genome encodes:
- the LOC115723046 gene encoding monothiol glutaredoxin-S10 has protein sequence MDLVGKLASQKAVVIFSKSSCCMSHAIKRLFYEQGVSPAIYELDEDYSRGKDMEWALMRLGCNPSVPAVFIGGKFVGSANTVMTLHLNGSLKKLLKDAGAIWL, from the coding sequence atggatCTAGTGGGGAAATTGGCATCGCAGAAGGCAGTAGTGATATTCAGCAAGAGCTCGTGTTGCATGTCCCATGCAATAAAGAGATTGTTCTACGAGCAAGGAGTGAGCCCAGCAATATACGAGCTTGACGAGGACTATTCGAGAGGCAAGGACATGGAGTGGGCCCTCATGCGCCTCGGCTGCAATCCCTCCGTCCCAGCCGTCTTCATCGGCGGCAAGTTCGTCGGCTCAGCCAACACCGTCATGACCCTTCACCTCAATGGCTCTCTCAAGAAGTTGCTCAAGGACGCTGGTGCTATTTGgctttga